In Wenyingzhuangia fucanilytica, the following are encoded in one genomic region:
- a CDS encoding flavodoxin: MEKRIGLFFGSDTGITEELTHDIIDAFDNIVVKEVSEAKPSDFEDYETIILGLSTWYDGDLQSDWETFFDDFKTIDFTGKKVAIYGLGDQIGYAEYFIDGVGILAEVIIENGGEVIGKWPIEGYRHTESKAIIPNDEDYFYGLALDNDNESELNDERITSWLQMVKEAI, translated from the coding sequence ATGGAAAAGAGAATTGGTTTGTTTTTTGGATCAGATACTGGGATAACCGAAGAGTTAACACACGATATTATTGATGCTTTTGACAATATTGTTGTTAAAGAAGTTTCTGAAGCTAAACCTAGTGATTTTGAAGATTATGAAACGATTATTTTAGGATTGTCTACCTGGTATGATGGCGATTTACAAAGTGATTGGGAAACTTTTTTTGATGATTTTAAAACGATAGATTTTACAGGGAAAAAAGTAGCAATTTATGGTTTGGGTGATCAAATTGGTTATGCAGAGTATTTTATTGATGGGGTTGGAATTTTAGCCGAAGTAATTATTGAAAATGGTGGAGAAGTAATTGGTAAATGGCCTATAGAAGGATATAGGCATACCGAATCAAAAGCAATTATTCCTAATGATGAAGATTATTTTTATGGATTAGCTTTAGATAATGACAACGAGTCAGAGTTAAATGACGAAAGAATTACCAGTTGGTTACAAATGGTAAAGGAAGCTATTTAA
- a CDS encoding DnaA ATPase domain-containing protein, whose product MKRVCYKVFIKQLIIKDLLGKDSQRGISLTYAWLANQLGHFSLGFIPSIVLSSIFSTQKSPMYFSTAVILFWLVFEIINLTLPILIKTKKRSFKPEWNHLIFDTITDLLYFGLGSLVSAFILTQSNSIGYYVILLLFLLFFPFVYWYTLRIYQQYAFFPFQFRLSQWIGNIDEQEKEIILNYIKKTSYDEYNHLLIFGNVNEGKTNLGVAIANELALKKRACTYITATKLYSLLFKNIDNKDLLWNWVNCNFLVIDDINPDNLKHNTIITPTDFLRYVDKFTPIDSNNRNILKTKNIIWVLGSNEKTQKEQWFKVLETIGVAPKNIFSVNLSD is encoded by the coding sequence ATGAAAAGAGTTTGCTATAAAGTTTTTATTAAACAATTAATCATCAAAGATTTACTTGGAAAAGATTCGCAAAGAGGTATTAGTTTAACTTATGCTTGGTTAGCGAATCAGTTAGGACATTTTAGTTTAGGTTTTATTCCCAGTATTGTTTTAAGTTCTATTTTTTCTACCCAAAAAAGTCCAATGTACTTTAGTACAGCTGTGATTTTATTTTGGTTGGTATTTGAAATTATCAATCTTACCCTACCTATTCTAATCAAAACTAAAAAAAGAAGTTTTAAACCAGAATGGAATCATTTGATATTTGACACTATAACAGATCTGCTATATTTTGGTCTAGGGTCTTTGGTTTCAGCATTTATATTAACACAAAGTAACAGTATTGGTTACTATGTAATTTTGCTATTATTCTTATTATTTTTTCCTTTTGTTTACTGGTATACCCTTAGAATATATCAGCAATATGCTTTTTTTCCTTTTCAATTTAGATTGTCTCAGTGGATTGGAAATATAGACGAACAAGAGAAAGAGATTATTTTAAATTATATCAAAAAAACATCTTATGATGAGTATAATCACTTATTAATTTTTGGTAATGTTAACGAAGGAAAAACAAACTTAGGAGTAGCCATAGCAAACGAACTAGCCTTAAAAAAACGAGCTTGTACTTATATAACAGCAACAAAACTATATAGTTTATTGTTTAAAAATATAGACAACAAAGATTTATTATGGAACTGGGTTAATTGCAATTTTTTAGTTATTGATGATATTAACCCTGATAATTTAAAACACAATACCATTATAACCCCTACTGATTTTTTACGTTATGTAGACAAATTTACACCTATAGACTCTAATAATAGAAACATTCTTAAAACCAAAAATATAATTTGGGTTTTAGGTAGTAATGAAAAAACTCAAAAAGAACAATGGTTTAAAGTTTTAGAAACTATAGGTGTTGCTCCAAAAAATATTTTTAGCGTAAATTTATCAGACTAA
- a CDS encoding LuxR C-terminal-related transcriptional regulator: MKKKLGDYSKDLITDVPLDDSHKMYEYYRSTLPNFKDQAVYVYSFKENRMVFAAGWEDVLGYKDDEINMMTIVSITTPRFLKFSSELNDKAMMFIENVHEDLEEYSFTLELEKYHKNGDVVPLFSRVAVHKAANGKVEEIIGISQVIKTLKLGDVMQYAAYGPKSKDFEGALNKELFQHHAISRKEKEALALAAKGFAFKEIAEELNVSQSAIEKRIIPMYKRFKVRSLPHLISFAYENNIL, translated from the coding sequence ATGAAGAAGAAGTTAGGAGATTATTCAAAAGACTTAATTACAGACGTACCTTTAGATGACTCTCACAAGATGTATGAATATTATAGGAGTACATTGCCTAATTTTAAAGATCAAGCAGTTTATGTGTATTCCTTTAAGGAAAATAGAATGGTTTTTGCTGCAGGTTGGGAAGATGTTTTAGGTTATAAGGACGATGAAATAAACATGATGACTATTGTTAGTATTACTACACCTAGATTTTTAAAGTTTTCTAGTGAGTTAAATGACAAAGCCATGATGTTTATAGAAAATGTTCATGAAGATTTAGAAGAATATAGTTTTACTTTAGAACTAGAAAAGTATCATAAAAACGGAGATGTTGTGCCTTTATTCTCTAGAGTAGCTGTCCATAAAGCTGCTAACGGTAAAGTTGAAGAAATAATAGGAATATCTCAAGTAATAAAAACTTTAAAATTAGGAGATGTAATGCAATATGCTGCGTACGGACCTAAATCAAAAGATTTTGAAGGAGCATTAAATAAGGAGTTGTTTCAACATCATGCAATTTCTAGAAAGGAAAAAGAGGCTTTGGCTTTAGCAGCTAAAGGATTTGCTTTTAAAGAAATTGCAGAGGAATTAAATGTTTCTCAGTCGGCTATTGAAAAAAGAATTATACCTATGTATAAAAGATTTAAAGTAAGGAGTTTGCCTCATTTAATCAGTTTTGCATATGAAAATAACATACTTTAG
- a CDS encoding imelysin family protein: MKTNYLKLSLLALTITFTACKKDDNNNDNLEATKNEFIQNYANIVAANYEDTYKTAVTMQTAIDAFIDAPSDDNLTAAKNAWLYARDFYGQTEAFRVAGGPIDNDPLNTEGLMNAWPLDESYIDYVDKKGTPSQTGLIGDTSFTITKENLINKNEGGGEETNISTGWHAIEFLLWGQDLNANGVFTDGGNRPYTDYTTADFAERRKTYLTTVTNLLVKNLKDLKDTWAQNGDYRVIFSSLDQNQQLKNILNGIGFISNGEVAGERIIPAIQDGQENEHSCFSDNTNQDLWANVHGLNNVITGKYTRENKTIISGTSLIDLVETVDTDAANTLKNAANTTLTKLDALLAIGKKFDEIISTESLGSNGPAEQLSDALSTQGIRIAEAAHSMSINISIE, from the coding sequence ATGAAGACTAACTACTTAAAATTATCATTACTAGCCTTAACCATTACTTTTACTGCATGTAAAAAAGATGACAATAACAATGATAATTTAGAAGCAACTAAGAATGAATTTATTCAAAACTATGCTAACATTGTAGCTGCAAACTATGAGGATACCTACAAAACTGCGGTAACAATGCAAACAGCAATTGACGCTTTTATTGATGCTCCTAGTGATGATAATTTAACTGCGGCTAAAAATGCATGGCTATATGCACGTGATTTTTATGGACAAACTGAAGCTTTTAGAGTTGCTGGTGGACCAATAGATAATGATCCGTTAAATACTGAAGGTTTAATGAATGCATGGCCTTTAGACGAATCTTATATTGATTATGTTGATAAAAAGGGTACTCCAAGTCAAACAGGATTAATAGGAGATACTTCATTTACAATTACCAAAGAAAACCTAATCAATAAAAATGAAGGAGGAGGAGAAGAAACAAATATATCTACCGGATGGCACGCTATTGAATTCTTATTATGGGGACAAGACTTAAATGCAAATGGTGTTTTTACAGACGGTGGTAATAGACCTTATACTGATTATACTACTGCTGATTTTGCTGAGAGAAGAAAAACTTACCTTACAACAGTTACCAACTTATTAGTTAAAAACTTAAAGGATTTAAAAGATACATGGGCTCAAAATGGTGACTATAGAGTTATTTTCTCATCTTTAGATCAAAACCAACAATTAAAAAATATTTTAAATGGTATTGGTTTTATTTCTAACGGAGAGGTAGCTGGAGAAAGAATAATTCCTGCTATTCAAGATGGTCAAGAAAATGAACATTCTTGTTTTTCTGATAATACTAACCAAGATTTATGGGCAAATGTTCATGGTTTAAACAATGTTATTACTGGAAAATATACAAGAGAAAATAAAACTATTATTTCTGGAACATCGTTAATCGACTTAGTAGAAACTGTAGATACTGATGCTGCTAATACGCTAAAAAACGCTGCCAATACAACTTTAACAAAACTAGATGCTTTGTTAGCTATTGGGAAAAAATTTGATGAAATAATTTCAACTGAATCATTAGGGAGTAATGGTCCTGCAGAACAATTGTCTGATGCATTAAGTACACAAGGAATTAGAATTGCAGAAGCTGCTCACTCCATGTCTATTAATATTTCTATTGAGTAA
- a CDS encoding di-heme oxidoredictase family protein yields the protein MFKSFKIYLSTICILSALNSCQTDDPVNEYEIFVNENYVPGEENLIGKFSVEAYSADLAFGSKIPGLTNLEPKIFVIGNAIFKQNWVQSPASTTTRDGLGPLFNARSCSSCHSKDGRGKPMLTNNEASQGFLIRLSKDNDFVHGPIGMDNYGGQFQDLAITNANSEGNINVSFEIVSGAYPDGETYELRKPIYTLTDINGLPIVTPYTSPRVGTQTIGLGFIDALSDDSILANADEDDIDNDGISGKANYVWDVVNNKTSLGKFGWKANQPNLKQQIAGALSGDMGLTTSIFPQENCPNNDCSNYPNGVNIDDTVEVPDNQFNDLLLYQVALSVPVRRDVKDVDVLKGKKLFNSLACVKCHVDEFTTSSNYDYLPLIENTTIKPYSDFLLHDMGSDLADNRADFLAEGNEWRTQPLWGLGMIETVNNHTFLLHDGRARNIEEAILWHGGEAETAKNNFKKLSKTERLQLLKFLNSL from the coding sequence ATGTTTAAAAGTTTTAAAATATACCTTAGTACTATCTGCATACTTAGCGCCCTAAACTCTTGTCAAACTGATGACCCTGTTAACGAATACGAAATTTTTGTAAACGAAAATTATGTACCTGGTGAAGAAAATTTAATTGGAAAATTTTCTGTCGAAGCATACTCAGCTGATTTGGCTTTTGGAAGTAAAATACCTGGATTAACCAATTTAGAACCTAAAATTTTTGTTATTGGAAATGCTATTTTTAAACAAAACTGGGTTCAATCCCCTGCTAGTACAACTACTAGAGATGGTTTAGGCCCTTTATTTAATGCTCGATCTTGTAGCTCTTGCCATTCAAAAGACGGAAGAGGAAAACCAATGCTTACAAACAACGAAGCTTCTCAAGGTTTTTTAATACGCCTTAGTAAAGATAATGACTTTGTACATGGACCTATAGGTATGGACAACTATGGTGGACAATTTCAAGATTTAGCAATTACCAATGCCAATAGTGAAGGAAATATAAACGTGAGTTTTGAAATTGTTTCGGGAGCATATCCAGATGGAGAAACTTACGAACTAAGAAAACCAATATACACATTAACAGACATAAATGGTCTTCCAATTGTAACTCCATACACTTCTCCAAGGGTAGGTACCCAAACCATTGGCTTAGGGTTTATAGATGCCTTGAGTGACGATAGTATTTTGGCTAATGCTGATGAAGATGATATTGATAATGATGGAATTTCTGGAAAAGCAAATTATGTTTGGGATGTAGTTAACAACAAAACAAGTCTTGGTAAATTCGGTTGGAAAGCCAATCAACCTAACTTAAAACAACAAATTGCCGGAGCCCTTAGTGGAGATATGGGGTTAACTACCTCAATTTTTCCCCAAGAAAATTGTCCTAACAATGATTGTTCTAATTATCCTAATGGAGTAAATATTGATGATACTGTAGAGGTTCCAGACAATCAATTTAATGATTTATTACTTTATCAAGTTGCTTTATCTGTGCCGGTAAGAAGAGATGTTAAAGATGTTGATGTTCTTAAAGGTAAAAAATTATTCAACTCTTTAGCTTGTGTAAAATGCCATGTTGATGAATTTACCACCAGTAGTAATTATGATTATTTACCACTTATAGAAAATACAACTATCAAACCTTATAGTGATTTTTTATTACATGATATGGGGTCTGATTTAGCTGATAATAGAGCAGATTTTTTAGCAGAAGGAAATGAATGGAGAACACAACCTTTATGGGGGTTAGGGATGATTGAAACTGTAAACAATCATACTTTTTTACTTCATGATGGTAGAGCTCGCAACATAGAAGAAGCTATTTTGTGGCACGGTGGTGAGGCTGAAACAGCTAAAAATAATTTTAAAAAACTTTCTAAAACAGAAAGGTTACAATTACTAAAATTCTTAAACTCATTATAA
- a CDS encoding imelysin family protein produces MKKIFVLIFVISSFVSCSSDSVSSDNQQFYESFVDNNITPLLNQLEIDCENQRDAILAFKENPTQSNFNVIQEKWLSTALTFSKTTLYNYPKVASKYFNINIYNYIISPSKIESEITINTTFTSSYFNNKTQTIKGLGSIEYLLYNNNNEQEALNLLTQENNASKRIDYLLALSEYTLAQATSLKNFWLNEYKQDFITANSKACSDNRKCIAINQIINVLDVARVTKIGKPAGIDGVHTNVELLEAYKSKSSLLLIKASLEEAKKIYLAGTQSFHTLVDEIDDSKKITASINGNFSTTFKAIDDFNNTLYDGIVSNSDGIHPIYNGIKSLVTSFSVDVTSILSIATLPTDNDGD; encoded by the coding sequence ATGAAAAAGATATTTGTTTTAATTTTTGTTATATCATCTTTTGTATCATGTAGCTCAGATTCAGTCAGTTCAGACAACCAACAATTTTACGAATCTTTTGTAGATAATAATATTACTCCCTTGTTAAATCAGCTAGAAATAGATTGTGAAAACCAAAGAGATGCCATTCTTGCCTTTAAAGAAAACCCTACACAAAGTAATTTTAATGTAATTCAAGAAAAATGGTTATCAACAGCTCTTACATTTTCTAAAACTACTCTGTATAATTATCCAAAAGTGGCAAGTAAATACTTTAATATTAACATCTATAACTATATTATATCTCCTTCAAAAATTGAATCTGAAATCACGATAAATACTACTTTTACCTCTAGCTATTTTAACAACAAAACGCAAACTATAAAAGGTTTAGGGAGTATTGAATATTTGCTATACAACAATAATAATGAACAAGAGGCGCTCAATCTTTTAACCCAAGAAAACAATGCTTCTAAACGAATAGACTATCTATTAGCCTTAAGCGAATATACTCTTGCACAAGCTACATCTTTAAAAAACTTTTGGTTAAATGAATACAAGCAAGACTTTATTACAGCAAACTCTAAAGCTTGTTCTGATAACAGAAAATGTATTGCCATAAATCAAATCATCAATGTTTTAGATGTTGCTAGAGTTACTAAGATTGGGAAACCTGCAGGAATAGATGGAGTGCATACCAATGTAGAACTATTAGAAGCTTATAAAAGTAAATCTTCTTTACTACTAATTAAAGCCTCTTTAGAAGAAGCTAAAAAAATATATTTAGCAGGAACACAAAGTTTTCACACCTTAGTTGATGAAATTGATGATAGTAAAAAAATAACGGCAAGTATAAACGGTAATTTTTCTACAACTTTTAAAGCAATAGATGATTTTAATAATACTTTGTACGATGGTATTGTCTCCAATTCTGATGGCATTCACCCCATATATAATGGTATTAAAAGTTTAGTTACTAGTTTTTCTGTTGATGTAACTAGTATACTATCTATAGCTACTTTACCCACAGATAACGATGGAGATTAA
- the bshC gene encoding bacillithiol biosynthesis cysteine-adding enzyme BshC has product MDSIQIPYQDTGYFSKIMLDYLEEKESIQPFYHRFPSIDNFEAQIQEKAKSFPVENRKVLVSALEQQYQGLTISDLSQQNINHLVLPNTFTITTGHQLNLFSGPLYFLYKIISVINLCKELKDKYPKQNFVPIYWMASEDHDFEEIQYFNFKSKKIVWDQEASGAVGRLSTDGLASVFETFSGLLNSSINANELKDLFSKAYLEHDNLTSASRYLVNALFGEYGLVVIDGDDQQLKSLFKPYALKELKEQVSFKEVTKTSEQLATKSYPNQVHPREINLFYIGNGFRERILKSANGYTVNNTSLTFSSVEAIFEEKENLTDVVSGNALLRPLYQEVILPNLCYVGGGGELAYWMQLKSTFKAFDVPFPMLLMRNSALLITEKQQKKLNKLELSIEELFLSQNDLIAKKVKERSTIQYDFKSKRKQLSDNFKELEELAAKTDASFIGAVKAQEKKQIKSLDHLEKRLLKAEKKKMYDLVTRIELLQNELFPNQSLEERQRNFADYYESYGKELLTTLFKSLKPLDHKFTVVNL; this is encoded by the coding sequence ATGGATAGCATTCAAATACCATATCAAGATACTGGATATTTTTCTAAAATCATGTTAGATTATTTAGAAGAAAAAGAAAGTATTCAGCCTTTTTATCATCGTTTTCCATCCATAGATAATTTTGAAGCTCAAATTCAGGAAAAAGCAAAATCCTTTCCTGTAGAAAATAGAAAAGTTTTGGTAAGTGCTTTGGAGCAACAATATCAAGGACTAACTATTAGTGATCTTTCGCAACAAAACATCAATCATTTAGTTTTACCCAATACTTTTACCATCACTACCGGACATCAATTAAATTTGTTTTCTGGACCTTTATATTTTTTATACAAAATAATATCGGTTATTAATTTGTGTAAAGAGTTAAAAGATAAATATCCAAAACAAAATTTTGTGCCTATTTATTGGATGGCTTCAGAAGATCATGATTTTGAAGAAATACAATATTTTAATTTTAAAAGTAAAAAAATAGTTTGGGATCAAGAGGCTAGTGGTGCTGTTGGACGTTTGTCTACAGATGGTTTAGCATCTGTTTTTGAAACATTTTCTGGATTGTTAAATTCAAGTATCAACGCTAATGAATTAAAAGATTTGTTTAGCAAAGCATATTTGGAACACGATAATTTAACTTCTGCTTCTCGTTATTTGGTAAACGCTTTGTTTGGGGAATATGGATTGGTGGTGATTGATGGAGATGATCAGCAATTAAAATCTTTATTTAAACCTTATGCTTTAAAAGAATTAAAGGAGCAAGTTAGTTTTAAAGAAGTAACCAAAACAAGTGAGCAATTAGCTACTAAATCTTATCCAAATCAAGTACATCCTAGAGAAATTAACTTGTTTTATATCGGAAATGGTTTTAGAGAAAGAATTCTAAAATCAGCCAATGGTTATACAGTAAACAATACATCGTTAACTTTTTCATCTGTAGAAGCTATTTTTGAAGAAAAAGAAAATCTAACCGATGTGGTTTCTGGAAACGCTTTGTTAAGACCTTTGTATCAGGAAGTAATTTTACCCAACCTTTGTTATGTTGGAGGTGGAGGAGAATTGGCTTATTGGATGCAATTAAAATCTACTTTTAAAGCTTTTGATGTTCCTTTCCCTATGTTGTTAATGCGTAATTCAGCCTTATTGATTACCGAAAAACAACAGAAGAAACTTAATAAATTAGAATTGAGCATAGAAGAATTGTTTTTATCTCAAAATGATTTGATAGCTAAAAAAGTAAAAGAACGTTCTACCATTCAATATGACTTTAAAAGCAAAAGAAAACAATTGTCTGATAACTTTAAGGAGTTAGAAGAATTAGCTGCTAAAACAGATGCTTCTTTTATAGGAGCAGTAAAAGCTCAAGAAAAAAAGCAAATAAAAAGTTTAGACCATCTTGAAAAGAGGTTGTTAAAAGCTGAAAAGAAAAAAATGTACGATTTAGTAACTCGAATTGAATTGTTACAAAACGAATTATTTCCTAATCAATCTTTAGAAGAAAGACAGCGTAATTTTGCAGATTATTACGAGTCTTATGGTAAAGAATTGTTAACTACTTTATTTAAATCATTAAAACCGTTAGATCATAAATTTACGGTTGTTAATCTATAA
- a CDS encoding diphthine--ammonia ligase: protein MTKAYFNWSSGKDSSLALYKTLNQSEYQVDFLLTNVNKDVNRVSMHGLREELLEAQAASIGIPLRKIEFSGNVTMKEYDEVMQNAMQSIVDENYQHCFFGDIFLEDLKAYRDTKLAQVGITGVYPLWKQDTKALLKEFLSLGFKAITVCVNAQYLDKSFVGRVIDEQFIADLPENVDICGENGEFHTFVFDGPIFKTPVAFSIGEKVHKTYQPSKNDDDNCYQKDKEVNWDTGFWYCDLLPVSVV, encoded by the coding sequence ATCAATCTGAGTATCAGGTTGATTTTTTGTTGACCAATGTAAACAAAGATGTGAACCGTGTATCTATGCATGGTTTAAGAGAAGAGTTGTTAGAGGCTCAAGCAGCATCTATTGGAATTCCATTGCGTAAAATTGAATTTTCTGGAAATGTAACCATGAAAGAATATGATGAGGTAATGCAAAATGCAATGCAAAGTATTGTTGATGAAAATTACCAGCATTGTTTTTTTGGCGATATTTTTTTAGAAGATTTAAAAGCGTATAGAGATACAAAATTAGCTCAAGTAGGAATTACAGGAGTCTATCCTTTATGGAAACAAGATACCAAAGCTTTGTTAAAAGAATTTTTGTCTTTAGGCTTTAAAGCCATCACTGTTTGTGTAAACGCACAATATTTAGACAAAAGTTTTGTAGGAAGAGTGATAGACGAACAGTTTATAGCCGATTTACCAGAGAATGTTGATATTTGTGGAGAAAATGGAGAGTTCCATACTTTTGTTTTTGATGGCCCTATTTTTAAAACACCCGTAGCGTTTTCAATAGGAGAAAAGGTGCATAAAACCTATCAACCTTCTAAAAATGATGATGATAACTGTTATCAAAAAGACAAAGAGGTAAATTGGGATACAGGATTTTGGTATTGTGATTTGTTACCAGTATCAGTTGTTTAA